From Thalassotalea psychrophila:
AAAGCTTGAAGTTATTGGTGATGACTATAATTTGCAGCCCGATCCATTGGAATTATTAAGCGCAACCGAACAACTACTTGCCGACGGTTTTAAGGTATTGCCCTATTGCACCGATGATTTAGTGTTGTGCCAAAGGTTATACGATTTAGGGTGTCAGGTTATCATGCCATGGGCTTCACCAATTGGTACCGGAAAAGGCTTAATGAACCCGTATAATTTAGAAACTATTCGACTTCGTTTACCCGATGCAACGCTCATTTTAGATGCGGGAATTGGTAAGCCTTCAGATGCATGCATAGCTATGGAAATGGGCTATGATGGTGTATTATTAAATAGTGCCGTTGCCCTTGCTGATAACCCGGTATTAATGGCAAAAGCCTTTGCTAACGCTCTGATCTCAGGCGAACAAGGCTACCTTGCTGGTGTTATGGCTGAGCGACAAACAGCCCACCCTAGTACGCCAACATTAGATCAACCA
This genomic window contains:
- a CDS encoding thiazole synthase is translated as MSLTIYGQQLNSRLLIGSALYPSPEIMKQAILASGSQVVTLSLKRQNPSELSGAKNWQYIQDIVKQTNGFLLPNTAGCKTTKEAVTLAKMSRELFNTDWIKLEVIGDDYNLQPDPLELLSATEQLLADGFKVLPYCTDDLVLCQRLYDLGCQVIMPWASPIGTGKGLMNPYNLETIRLRLPDATLILDAGIGKPSDACIAMEMGYDGVLLNSAVALADNPVLMAKAFANALISGEQGYLAGVMAERQTAHPSTPTLDQPFWHQPGSN